A genomic region of Nymphaea colorata isolate Beijing-Zhang1983 chromosome 2, ASM883128v2, whole genome shotgun sequence contains the following coding sequences:
- the LOC116248724 gene encoding probable inactive patatin-like protein 9 isoform X2 — translation MEGKEELSRVITYSIFSELEKKWLAGRLDSDRVRILCIDGGGLRAIAAGRALVHLEQRLRADSGDDGARIADYFDVVAGTGIGGVLAAMIVADGGGGRPMFAAEEAVRTLAEGLGEVFRPEGFFRRGRSGRRFDRFLREVFTRDGRALTLRDTVKPVLVPCYDLRSGAPFVFSRADAAESASFDFEMWRVCRATAATPGSLGPVRLESVDGRTACAAVDGGLVMNNPSAAAVTHVLHNKRDFPSVDGVGDLLLLSVGCGPVRRSPAAGGASRRWWRGGVWSKPVVEIVMDGVSDTVDQVIGNAFSWNRSNYLRIQANGFLTKDMEAVMEDSSTKGAAALMAAGERMLKEKAVESLPFGGKRVLAETNGQLLDKFAHSLVESSRNKLISSPSKLPGYQCTEEALQFL, via the exons ATGGAAGGGAAAGAAGAGCTCAGCAGAGTAATCACCTACTCCATCTTCTCCGAGCTGGAGAAGAAATGGCTCGCCGGACGCCTGGACTCCGACCGCGTGCGGATCCTCTGCATTGACGGCGGAGGCCTTCGGGCCATTGCCGCTGGCCGGGCGCTCGTCCACCTCGAGCAGCGGCTCCGCGCCGACAGCGGGGACGATGGCGCGCGGATCGCAGATTACTTCGACGTCGTCGCCGGGACGGGGATCGGCGGGGTGCTGGCGGCGATGATCGTCGCGGACGGCGGCGGAGGGAGGCCGATGTTCGCGGCCGAGGAGGCGGTGAGGACGCTGGCGGAGGGGCTGGGGGAGGTTTTCCGGCCGGAAGGGTTCTTCCGGAGGGGGAGATCCGGCCGCCGGTTTGATCGGTTTCTGAGGGAGGTGTTCACGAGGGATGGGAGGGCGCTGACGCTCAGAGACACGGTGAAGCCGGTCCTGGTGCCCTGCTACGACCTCCGAAGCGGCGCGCCGTTCGTGTTCTCCCGAGCCGACGCTGCCGAGTCGGCGAGCTTCGACTTCGAGATGTGGCGGGTGTGTCGGGCGACCGCCGCGACGCCGGGATCGCTGGGCCCGGTGCGGCTCGAGTCCGTCGATGGCCGGACGGCATGCGCGGCCGTCGACGGCGGGCTCGTTATGAACAATCCCTCGGCCGCAGCCGTCACGCACGTGCTGCACAACAAGCGCGACTTTCCGAGCGTCGACGGCGTCGGCGACCTGCTGCTGCTCTCCGTCGGTTGTGGCCCTGTCCGGCGATCTCCGGCCGCCGGCGGAGCGAGCCGCCGGTGGTGGCGAGGAGGAGTTTGGTCCaagccggtggtggagatcgtGATGGATGGCGTGTCCGACACGGTGGACCAGGTGATCGGTAACGCCTTCTCTTGGAACCGATCCAATTACCTCCGGATCCAG GCTAATGGGTTCCTGACTAAAGATATGGAGGCAGTAATGGAAGATTCATCTACCAAAGGAGCTGCTGCACTAATGGCTGCAGGGGAAAGGATGCTGAAGGAGAAGGCAGTGGAGTCTTTGCCATTCGGAGGGAAGCGCGTCTTAGCAGAGACAAACGGCCAGCTTCTGGATAAGTTTGCGCACTCTCTTGTCGAATCTTCGCGCAATAAGCTCATAAGCAGTCCTTCTAAGCTCCCAGGATACCAATGTACAGAAGAAGCTTTACAGTTCCTGTGA
- the LOC116248724 gene encoding probable inactive patatin-like protein 9 isoform X1 — protein sequence MEGKEELSRVITYSIFSELEKKWLAGRLDSDRVRILCIDGGGLRAIAAGRALVHLEQRLRADSGDDGARIADYFDVVAGTGIGGVLAAMIVADGGGGRPMFAAEEAVRTLAEGLGEVFRPEGFFRRGRSGRRFDRFLREVFTRDGRALTLRDTVKPVLVPCYDLRSGAPFVFSRADAAESASFDFEMWRVCRATAATPGSLGPVRLESVDGRTACAAVDGGLVMNNPSAAAVTHVLHNKRDFPSVDGVGDLLLLSVGCGPVRRSPAAGGASRRWWRGGVWSKPVVEIVMDGVSDTVDQVIGNAFSWNRSNYLRIQRSLAVMQANGFLTKDMEAVMEDSSTKGAAALMAAGERMLKEKAVESLPFGGKRVLAETNGQLLDKFAHSLVESSRNKLISSPSKLPGYQCTEEALQFL from the exons ATGGAAGGGAAAGAAGAGCTCAGCAGAGTAATCACCTACTCCATCTTCTCCGAGCTGGAGAAGAAATGGCTCGCCGGACGCCTGGACTCCGACCGCGTGCGGATCCTCTGCATTGACGGCGGAGGCCTTCGGGCCATTGCCGCTGGCCGGGCGCTCGTCCACCTCGAGCAGCGGCTCCGCGCCGACAGCGGGGACGATGGCGCGCGGATCGCAGATTACTTCGACGTCGTCGCCGGGACGGGGATCGGCGGGGTGCTGGCGGCGATGATCGTCGCGGACGGCGGCGGAGGGAGGCCGATGTTCGCGGCCGAGGAGGCGGTGAGGACGCTGGCGGAGGGGCTGGGGGAGGTTTTCCGGCCGGAAGGGTTCTTCCGGAGGGGGAGATCCGGCCGCCGGTTTGATCGGTTTCTGAGGGAGGTGTTCACGAGGGATGGGAGGGCGCTGACGCTCAGAGACACGGTGAAGCCGGTCCTGGTGCCCTGCTACGACCTCCGAAGCGGCGCGCCGTTCGTGTTCTCCCGAGCCGACGCTGCCGAGTCGGCGAGCTTCGACTTCGAGATGTGGCGGGTGTGTCGGGCGACCGCCGCGACGCCGGGATCGCTGGGCCCGGTGCGGCTCGAGTCCGTCGATGGCCGGACGGCATGCGCGGCCGTCGACGGCGGGCTCGTTATGAACAATCCCTCGGCCGCAGCCGTCACGCACGTGCTGCACAACAAGCGCGACTTTCCGAGCGTCGACGGCGTCGGCGACCTGCTGCTGCTCTCCGTCGGTTGTGGCCCTGTCCGGCGATCTCCGGCCGCCGGCGGAGCGAGCCGCCGGTGGTGGCGAGGAGGAGTTTGGTCCaagccggtggtggagatcgtGATGGATGGCGTGTCCGACACGGTGGACCAGGTGATCGGTAACGCCTTCTCTTGGAACCGATCCAATTACCTCCGGATCCAG CGATCGCTCGCTGTCATGCAGGCTAATGGGTTCCTGACTAAAGATATGGAGGCAGTAATGGAAGATTCATCTACCAAAGGAGCTGCTGCACTAATGGCTGCAGGGGAAAGGATGCTGAAGGAGAAGGCAGTGGAGTCTTTGCCATTCGGAGGGAAGCGCGTCTTAGCAGAGACAAACGGCCAGCTTCTGGATAAGTTTGCGCACTCTCTTGTCGAATCTTCGCGCAATAAGCTCATAAGCAGTCCTTCTAAGCTCCCAGGATACCAATGTACAGAAGAAGCTTTACAGTTCCTGTGA